The DNA segment CGACATCACCAGCACGACATAGGCGCCCGCTGTCCCCGAGGTGCTGATTGCTTCTCACGAGCCGGGGTACACGAGAGCGGATGCCGCAACAGGAGGACGACATGGTCGGACCCGCACGTCAGACCACCGCCACCCCCACCCGGGGGATCGCGTTGCCCGGCATCATTCTCGGCATCGGCCTCGGCGGCTTCGTCGACGGGATCCTGCTGCACCAAGTGCTGCAGTGGCACCACATGCTCACCAGCACCGACACCGACAACGTCGGCATCGACACCTACCCGGCCGACACCGTGCACGGACTGCAGATCAACACCGTCTGGGACGGGCTGTTCCACACCTTCACCTGGCTGGCGGTCCTCGTCGGCCTCGGGCTGCTGTACTCCCGCGTCACGCATTCCCGCGGCCGGATCTGGGCGTCACGGGTGCTCTGGGGATGGGTCCTGGTCGGCTGGGGACTGTTCAACCTCGTCGAGGGCGTGATCGACCATCACCTCCTCGGCATCCACCACGTGCGCGCCGGCGAGCACCAACTCTGGTGGGACCTCGGCTTCCTCGCCCTCGGTGCCGTCCTCGTCGCCGGCGGATGGCTGCTGCAACGCAGCGCCGCACCGGCGCAACCGAGTCCGGACACCACCGCGCCGCGATGATCTCCGCACACGACGCGCACACCACCCATGCCCTCGGTCCGGGCACCGTCGTGGCCCTGCTCCTGATCGCAGCCGTGGCCGCCGTCTATCTCGTCCTCGCCGTGCAGCGCAGCCGCGAACCCCGGGGCTGGAGCCTCTGGCGGACCGCCAGCTTTCTCACCGGCATCGTCCTGCTCGTGCTGGCCGTGACCCCGGCCTTGTCCCCGTACCCGGTCGGGGACTTCCGTGGCCACATGCACCAACACCTGCTGCTGGGAATGTACGCCCCACTCGGCCTGGTGCTCGGCGCACCGATCACCCTGCTCCTACGCTCGATCTCCCCGGTGCACGGCCGCCTCATCGGCCGGGTGCTGCGGTCCCGCCCAGCACATTTCCTCGCCCACCCCGTCGTGGCCCTTGCCCTCTCCGTCGGCGGCCTCGTCGCCCTGTACTTCACCCCGCTGTACACCGCGACCACCACCGACGAGGCGTTGCACCTTCTCGTGCACGTCCATTTCCTGCTGGCCGGCTGCCTGTTCGCCTGGGTCATCGCCGGCCCGGACCCCGCCCCACACCGCCCCTCGGTCCCGGTCCGGCTGGTGGTGCTCGGTGTCGCGATCGCCGGACATGCCGTGATCTCTCAACTGATGTACGCCGGGATCTTCGTCCAGATCCCCGTCCCGACCGACCAGCGTCAGGGAGCCGGGGAGCTGATGTACTACGGCGGCGACATCGCCGAACTACTCCTCGCCGTCGCGCTGCTGCTCACCTGGCGCCCGCAACGACAGCCGACACGCCAGATCAGGACCTTCGCGGCTTCCGCAGCGACGTGAGCATCCCGACGCCGAACGCGCCACGGGAGCCGCGCCGCGCGTCCCGCCGTCGAGGAACTCGACCATCCTCCGCCGGTTTTACGTCGAGCTCGTGCGAGTTTGACGCGTCGGACGACCGAGAATCCACGAACTCGCACGCTTTTTGACAACTGGTGACACGGTGATGCTCCACCCTCAAGGGTTTCGAAGTTCAAAATCCTCAGCATCGGTGAGGACGGCCATGCACTCATCGAGTCCCTACTGGACAGCCCAGGAAAATACGCGTTCAGCGTCGCCTTGAAGTTTCTCGTCCCGCCTGCGGACTCCCTCCGAGGCTAAATGTCGGAGGGACGATCTACTCTGACAACCGCGACGAGCAACAGGTCGCCACTCACTGCCCAGACCGCTGATCTGATCACGGTCCTGATCCGCGGTGTACCGCGGATTGGCAGGGGTGGCGGCCTGTTTCTCTTTGCGATCTTCGGGGGTGAACCCGCCACCACCGGCCCGCACCTAAAGGGCCCACTCATTTGGGTAGCTGTACCGATCCGCCTCCGGCAGCCGATACACAGCGCAGGAGGGGGTTGCTTCATTCAACTGAGCCCGTTTCCGACCAAGGAGTCGCCATGTTGGACCTGGGATTTTTCTACGCTTTCCCTCAGTTCACCGACGCCTGGGTGGCAATAAGCATGTGGTGGCAGTCGCTTCCATTCACCTAACCCCGGAGGCGATGACGGTTGTGATTCCGATCCCCCCGTACGGGTTGGGCGACAGCTGGATGGTGTGGACACCTTGGCTGGTGCCCATAGTTCTCTGGTGGAACTCCTGGCACTGACCCAGTACCTACGTGCGTGCCGCTGGCGACGGCTGGGCGGTGACGGCTGCGTGGTGATGGCGCTGTCCTGAGCCTTCTACCTGCGTAGCTCCCAGGTCACGGGCACAATCGGGCGTATGCGGCTGATCGCGCCCATGCTGGCCACGGCCGGCGCACTCCCGGACGACCCGGCGGAACGGCCGTGGAGTTTCGAGA comes from the Rhodococcus oxybenzonivorans genome and includes:
- a CDS encoding DUF2243 domain-containing protein; translated protein: MVGPARQTTATPTRGIALPGIILGIGLGGFVDGILLHQVLQWHHMLTSTDTDNVGIDTYPADTVHGLQINTVWDGLFHTFTWLAVLVGLGLLYSRVTHSRGRIWASRVLWGWVLVGWGLFNLVEGVIDHHLLGIHHVRAGEHQLWWDLGFLALGAVLVAGGWLLQRSAAPAQPSPDTTAPR
- a CDS encoding cytochrome c oxidase assembly protein translates to MISAHDAHTTHALGPGTVVALLLIAAVAAVYLVLAVQRSREPRGWSLWRTASFLTGIVLLVLAVTPALSPYPVGDFRGHMHQHLLLGMYAPLGLVLGAPITLLLRSISPVHGRLIGRVLRSRPAHFLAHPVVALALSVGGLVALYFTPLYTATTTDEALHLLVHVHFLLAGCLFAWVIAGPDPAPHRPSVPVRLVVLGVAIAGHAVISQLMYAGIFVQIPVPTDQRQGAGELMYYGGDIAELLLAVALLLTWRPQRQPTRQIRTFAASAAT